A genome region from Arachis duranensis cultivar V14167 chromosome 6, aradu.V14167.gnm2.J7QH, whole genome shotgun sequence includes the following:
- the LOC107493596 gene encoding uncharacterized protein LOC107493596, whose amino-acid sequence MDKSKSCAFHQKFGHTTDECIVAKDLLERLVRQGLLDKYVSSRSRKEPTKDMDKLRYNSDHREKGIWRGPVETPASKGVINYILGGFAGGGITNTARKRCYRTMMTMEGSHQNPPAPTSAAHISFNADDFKSQTPNLDDPVVISVHMGELTVKKVLLDPGSSADVLFYSTFKKMQLSDKALQPSGEKLAGFSGKRVPIAGYVWLRTILGEPPSSKTLDIQFLVVNCVSSYNIILGHTSFNSFGAIVSTIHLCVKFPLQDNTVTTVHADHKEARQCYNASLKKITKETIPRIHYVYNSESIPTLAEMDPKATTVAPPQQMT is encoded by the coding sequence ATGGACAAAAGCAAATCCTGCGCGTTCCACCAAAAGTTTGGCCACACAACTGATGAATGCATAGTAGCTAAAGACCTACTGGAGAGGTTAGTAAGACAGGGACTATTAGACAAATACGTTAGCTCCAGAAGTCGGAAGGAGCCAACCAAGGACATGGACAAACTGAGGTATAACTCGGATCATAGAGAAAAAGGAATATGGCGTGGCCCAGTGGAGACTCCTGCCTCCAAGGGAGTCATAAACTACATATTAGGTGGCTTCGCTGGAGGAGGAATCACTAACACAGCCAGAAAAAGATGCTATCGAACGATGATGACAATGGAAGGATCTCATCAAAACCCACCAGCCCCGACCTCAGCCGCCCACATCAGTTTCAATGCTGACGACTTTAAATCACAGACGCCAAATTTAGACGACCCAGTGGTGATCTCAGTACACATGGGAGAACTAACCGTGAAAAAGGTCCTACTCGATCCAGGAAGCAGTGCCGATGTCTTATTCTACTCCACGTTCAAAAAGATGCAGCTAAGCGACAAGGCATTGCAACCATCAGGAGAAAAattggcagggttctcaggaaaAAGAGTCCCTATAGCAGGTTACGTATGGTTAAGAACAATATTGGGAGAACCCCCAAgttccaaaacactagacatccAGTTTCTGGTAGTCAATTGTGTTAGTTCTTACAATATCATTTTAGGACACACATCATTTAACTCTTTTGGAGCTATTGTCTCTACCATTCATCTATGTGTCAAGTTTCCCTTGCAGGATAACACAGTGACGACAGTGCATGCAGATCATAAGGAAGCCAGACAATGCTACAATGCGAGTTTGAAGAAAATCACAAAAGAGACCATTCCAAGAATCCATTATGTGTACAACTCGGAAAGCATTCCTACCTTGGCCGAAATGGACCCCAAGGCAACAACAGTCGCCCCTCCCCAACAGATGACTTAG